One region of Dokdonia sp. 4H-3-7-5 genomic DNA includes:
- a CDS encoding SDR family oxidoreductase: MKILLTGANGYIGMRLLSMLLEAKHEVICAVRNEARLSVSKKIREQITVVEIDFLDEPDISKIPVDIDAAYYLLHSMSSSTSDFDEKEELSAINFNKYIAPTNCKQVIYLGGIANDKTLSKHLKSRQNVETTLRKGKAALTVLRAGIIVGSGSSSFEIIRDLCEKLPVMITPKWVQTKCQPIAIRNVMQYLTGVLGNEQTYNDQFDIGGPDVLTYRDMMQRYAKVRGLKLYILTVPVMSPKISSYWLYFITSTSYKLALNLVDSMKIEVVSKDTRLQDLLQITPISYEEAINLAFAKIEQNQVASSWKDSLVSGRLKTNLEEYIQIPTYGCLKDRQTVQLKDRELALENIWAIGGDRGWYYADWLWKIRGYVDKLAGGVGLRRGRTHSNKIYTGDVLDFWRVLLASKEEPRLLLFAEMRVPGEAWLEFTIDENDVLHQTATFRPKGLFGRLYWYSMLPFHYFIFGGMIRNIATKRFK; this comes from the coding sequence ATGAAAATCTTACTCACAGGAGCAAATGGCTATATCGGGATGCGCTTGCTCTCCATGTTACTAGAAGCAAAACACGAGGTTATTTGTGCGGTGCGCAATGAAGCTAGACTTTCTGTATCAAAAAAAATAAGAGAGCAGATCACCGTTGTAGAAATTGACTTTCTAGATGAACCAGATATTTCAAAAATACCTGTAGATATTGATGCGGCTTATTACTTGCTCCACTCCATGAGCTCAAGCACGTCAGATTTTGACGAGAAAGAAGAACTTTCGGCAATAAACTTCAATAAGTACATCGCTCCCACAAATTGCAAGCAAGTTATTTATCTAGGTGGTATCGCAAATGACAAAACACTCAGTAAGCACTTAAAATCGAGACAAAATGTAGAGACTACATTGCGCAAAGGTAAAGCTGCGCTTACCGTATTGAGAGCAGGAATTATAGTAGGTTCTGGAAGTTCATCTTTTGAAATCATAAGAGATTTATGTGAGAAGTTACCGGTAATGATTACCCCAAAATGGGTGCAAACCAAATGCCAACCCATAGCCATACGTAATGTGATGCAATACCTCACAGGCGTGCTAGGGAATGAACAAACGTATAATGACCAGTTTGATATAGGTGGTCCAGACGTACTCACGTATCGCGATATGATGCAACGATATGCAAAAGTGCGCGGCTTGAAATTATACATACTGACCGTACCAGTCATGAGTCCAAAAATATCCTCTTACTGGTTGTATTTTATAACCTCTACATCTTATAAACTTGCACTCAACCTCGTAGATAGCATGAAAATAGAAGTAGTCTCAAAAGACACTAGGCTACAAGATTTACTACAGATAACTCCTATTTCTTATGAGGAGGCTATTAATTTGGCTTTCGCCAAAATTGAACAAAATCAAGTAGCCAGCTCGTGGAAAGATAGCCTCGTAAGTGGCCGACTCAAAACGAATCTTGAAGAGTATATACAAATACCCACATATGGATGCCTCAAAGACAGACAAACTGTACAGCTTAAAGACAGGGAACTTGCTCTAGAAAATATCTGGGCGATAGGTGGTGACAGAGGCTGGTATTATGCAGACTGGCTCTGGAAAATTCGCGGATACGTAGACAAACTTGCAGGCGGAGTAGGCCTGCGCCGAGGGAGAACGCATAGCAATAAGATTTACACCGGTGACGTACTTGACTTCTGGAGAGTACTACTCGCAAGTAAAGAAGAACCACGACTACTACTCTTTGCCGAAATGAGAGTACCTGGAGAAGCCTGGCTAGAGTTTACAATAGATGAAAACGACGTATTGCATCAAACAGCAACCTTTAGACCTAAAGGATTGTTTGGCAGACTATACTGGTATAGTATGCTCCCATTTCACTACTTTATTTTTGGAGGTATGATTAGAAATATAGCTACTAAAAGATTTAAGTAG
- the argS gene encoding arginine--tRNA ligase — MSLQSTIETHVKTAVSQLFNATLPEVEFQATRKEFEGDITVVVFPMLRVVKGNPVQIGTQIGEYLVEHVAEITAFNVVKGFLNLVIADSFYMSSFADIQAAENFGRTPESGKAVMVEYSSPNTNKPLHLGHVRNVLLGYSVSEIIKAAGSKVYKTQIINDRGIHICKSMLAWERFGNGETPESTGLKGDKLVGNYYVKFDQEYKKQIADLVAAGKTEEEAKKEAPLILEAQEMLRKWEAGDAEVVALWKKMNEWVYDGFEVTYKNIGVDFDSYYYESNTYLLGKDNIEEGLAKGVFEQDPDGSVWCDLTEDGLDRKIVLRADGTAVYMTQDIGTAIQRVKDHPDVGGMIYTVGNEQDYHFQVLFLILKKLGYDWAENLFHLSYGMVDLPSGKMKSREGTVVDADDLINEVAQTAGEISEELGKLEGYSDEEKKALYKTIGLGALKYYILKVDPKKRILFDPKESVDFQGNTGPFIQYTYVRIQAILRKAKEMNVPVEIAQERTLHPKEKELLKIIQEYPATIQLAAAQKSPAIIANYTYDLVKEYNSFFQQVQILGTDNIEDQSFRVALSKEVGLVIESAFSLLGIEVPERM, encoded by the coding sequence ATGTCTTTACAATCTACCATTGAAACTCACGTAAAAACGGCAGTAAGCCAACTATTCAACGCAACGCTTCCAGAAGTGGAATTTCAAGCAACGCGGAAAGAATTTGAAGGAGATATTACGGTGGTAGTCTTCCCGATGCTTAGAGTGGTAAAAGGAAACCCTGTGCAAATAGGCACACAAATAGGGGAATACCTTGTGGAGCATGTGGCAGAGATCACTGCATTTAATGTGGTTAAAGGTTTCTTGAATCTTGTAATTGCAGATAGCTTTTATATGTCTTCATTTGCAGATATACAAGCAGCCGAAAATTTTGGAAGAACACCAGAGTCTGGAAAGGCAGTAATGGTGGAGTACTCATCACCTAACACAAATAAGCCACTTCACTTAGGTCACGTGCGTAATGTATTACTGGGATACTCTGTGTCTGAAATTATTAAAGCTGCAGGATCAAAAGTGTATAAAACGCAGATCATTAATGATCGTGGGATTCATATTTGTAAATCTATGCTCGCTTGGGAGCGTTTTGGTAATGGCGAGACGCCAGAATCTACAGGTCTTAAAGGAGATAAGTTGGTCGGGAATTATTATGTGAAGTTTGACCAAGAATATAAAAAGCAAATAGCAGATTTAGTTGCTGCTGGAAAAACAGAAGAAGAAGCAAAGAAGGAAGCACCGCTTATTCTTGAAGCTCAAGAAATGCTACGCAAGTGGGAAGCTGGAGATGCTGAGGTTGTTGCCTTGTGGAAGAAGATGAACGAGTGGGTATATGACGGATTTGAAGTTACTTATAAAAATATAGGAGTAGATTTTGATAGCTATTACTATGAGAGTAACACATACTTACTTGGGAAAGATAATATAGAAGAAGGTCTTGCAAAGGGAGTTTTTGAGCAAGATCCAGATGGTTCTGTATGGTGTGACCTTACAGAAGATGGTCTAGATAGAAAAATTGTGTTGCGTGCAGATGGTACTGCGGTATACATGACGCAGGATATAGGTACTGCAATACAACGTGTAAAAGACCATCCAGATGTAGGCGGTATGATTTATACCGTAGGTAACGAGCAGGATTATCACTTCCAAGTATTGTTCTTGATTCTTAAAAAACTAGGATACGACTGGGCAGAGAACCTGTTCCATCTAAGTTATGGTATGGTAGATCTTCCTTCTGGAAAAATGAAATCTCGTGAGGGAACTGTAGTAGATGCAGATGATCTCATAAACGAAGTTGCACAAACAGCAGGTGAAATCTCTGAAGAATTAGGGAAACTAGAAGGCTACTCTGATGAAGAGAAAAAAGCACTTTATAAGACGATAGGTCTTGGAGCTCTTAAGTACTACATATTAAAAGTAGATCCTAAGAAGCGTATTTTATTTGACCCTAAGGAGTCTGTAGATTTTCAAGGGAATACAGGTCCTTTTATACAGTATACTTACGTACGTATCCAGGCAATCTTGCGCAAGGCAAAGGAAATGAATGTTCCTGTGGAAATTGCTCAGGAAAGAACATTGCATCCTAAAGAAAAGGAATTACTTAAAATCATTCAAGAATATCCAGCAACCATACAACTGGCTGCGGCGCAAAAGAGTCCTGCCATTATTGCAAACTATACCTATGATTTGGTAAAAGAATATAACTCATTCTTCCAGCAAGTACAGATTTTGGGTACAGATAATATAGAGGATCAAAGTTTCCGTGTAGCGCTTAGTAAAGAAGTAGGGCTGGTAATAGAAAGTGCCTTCAGCTTGCTTGGGATTGAGGTTCCAGAACGTATGTAG
- the ctlX gene encoding citrulline utilization hydrolase CtlX: MALRQITNTILMIRPIQFRMNEETAVNNYFQEELNLKNEEINKKAQQEFDDFVAKLRFVGVNVIVENDDKEGNTPDSVFPNNWVSFHENGDVALYPMFAENRRRERREEVLIRLEKEGFEIKNVFDYSEAEEEDFFLEGTGSILMDRQNERAYCALSARADEQLFIEFCEDFEYTPIVFTANQTVNGERLPIYHTNVMMCLAEEFCVICLDTIDDKKERKNVLKHLKATNKEIIAITEDQMHHFAGNMLQVLGADNKKYLVMSADAHQSLTSDQVKKIERHSKILSSDLGTIETCGGGSARCMMAEVFLPKK; the protein is encoded by the coding sequence ATGGCATTACGACAAATTACCAATACGATCTTGATGATACGCCCTATCCAGTTTAGAATGAACGAGGAAACGGCAGTAAATAATTATTTTCAGGAAGAGCTCAATCTTAAAAATGAAGAGATTAATAAAAAAGCGCAACAGGAGTTTGATGATTTTGTAGCGAAACTGAGATTTGTAGGAGTAAATGTTATTGTGGAAAATGATGATAAGGAGGGTAATACTCCAGATTCTGTATTCCCTAACAACTGGGTTTCTTTTCATGAAAATGGTGATGTTGCATTGTACCCAATGTTTGCCGAAAACAGAAGAAGAGAGCGCAGAGAAGAAGTGCTTATTAGACTCGAGAAAGAAGGTTTTGAGATTAAGAATGTATTTGATTATTCTGAGGCAGAAGAGGAAGATTTTTTCTTAGAAGGAACAGGAAGTATCTTAATGGATCGTCAGAACGAGCGTGCATATTGTGCACTATCTGCAAGAGCAGATGAGCAGCTTTTTATAGAATTCTGTGAGGATTTTGAATATACGCCTATTGTATTTACGGCAAATCAAACTGTAAATGGAGAGCGTCTTCCTATCTATCATACTAATGTGATGATGTGTCTTGCAGAAGAATTTTGTGTAATCTGTCTTGATACTATTGACGATAAGAAGGAACGTAAAAATGTGTTGAAGCATTTAAAGGCGACTAACAAGGAAATTATAGCAATCACAGAAGATCAAATGCATCACTTTGCAGGAAATATGCTTCAAGTATTAGGGGCAGATAATAAGAAGTATCTTGTGATGAGTGCAGATGCGCATCAAAGCCTTACTTCAGATCAAGTAAAGAAAATAGAAAGACACAGTAAGATTTTAAGTAGTGACTTAGGTACTATTGAGACTTGTGGAGGTGGTAGTGCTCGTTGCATGATGGCAGAAGTTTTTCTACCTAAAAAATAG
- the recF gene encoding DNA replication/repair protein RecF (All proteins in this family for which functions are known are DNA-binding proteins that assist the filamentation of RecA onto DNA for the initiation of recombination or recombinational repair.): MILKSLSLINYKNFESKDFTFDAKINCFVGNNGVGKTNILDAIYHLSFGKSYFNPVTSQNINHDADFFVVNGVYEKDGRDEKVVVSAKKGSKKVIKRNAKIYERFADHIGFLPLVIISPADRDLITEGSDTRRKFIDGVISQSDKSYLSNLLGYSKILAQRNALLKYFAANSTFNADTLAVYNEQLEGFGTPIFEKRKQFLERFAPIFNERYKAISGGTEHVTLTYSSTLSDMPLKHSLTNALAKDRSLQYTSVGIHKDDLQFEINGHPVKKFGSQGQQKSYLIALKLAQFDFIKQESGTTPLLLLDDIFDKLDESRVQHIIELVNTNDFGQLFISDTHPERTESVVKNIHQSYELFHLERAQ; encoded by the coding sequence ATGATTCTGAAATCTCTCTCTCTTATCAACTACAAGAATTTTGAGTCCAAGGACTTTACCTTTGATGCAAAAATAAATTGTTTCGTCGGAAATAACGGCGTGGGGAAGACTAATATACTCGATGCGATTTATCACTTATCCTTTGGTAAAAGCTACTTTAATCCAGTTACTAGTCAGAACATAAATCACGATGCAGATTTCTTTGTAGTAAACGGAGTTTATGAAAAAGACGGTCGTGATGAGAAAGTCGTGGTTAGCGCAAAAAAAGGTAGCAAGAAAGTAATAAAACGCAATGCTAAGATATACGAGCGTTTTGCAGATCACATAGGCTTTTTACCACTTGTTATTATCTCACCAGCAGATAGAGATCTTATTACCGAAGGAAGTGACACCCGCCGTAAATTCATAGATGGCGTAATCTCACAAAGTGACAAAAGCTACCTCTCTAACCTTCTAGGATATTCTAAAATACTTGCTCAAAGAAATGCCTTGCTCAAATATTTTGCAGCAAATAGCACCTTTAATGCAGATACACTCGCCGTTTACAATGAGCAACTTGAAGGCTTTGGAACTCCTATTTTTGAAAAGCGCAAACAGTTTTTAGAACGCTTTGCTCCTATATTTAACGAGCGCTACAAAGCGATAAGTGGCGGCACAGAGCATGTGACACTTACCTACAGCAGTACACTAAGCGACATGCCGCTCAAGCACTCTCTTACTAATGCGCTAGCAAAAGATCGCTCCTTGCAATACACAAGCGTAGGTATTCATAAAGATGATCTTCAATTTGAAATTAATGGTCATCCCGTAAAAAAGTTTGGAAGTCAAGGTCAGCAAAAATCATATCTCATTGCCTTAAAACTAGCACAGTTTGATTTTATAAAGCAAGAAAGTGGCACCACGCCGCTACTGTTACTTGATGATATTTTTGACAAGCTAGATGAAAGTCGAGTGCAACACATCATTGAGCTAGTAAACACCAATGATTTTGGCCAACTATTTATAAGTGACACCCATCCGGAACGCACGGAAAGTGTGGTGAAAAATATTCATCAGAGTTATGAGCTTTTTCATCTGGAACGCGCTCAATAA
- a CDS encoding tetratricopeptide repeat protein, with the protein MATYNKRGYKSKTKPEKEEVEEFIDDSESTTAEVFESLDEGANKAEEWFEKNQKPVIGVIIAILVIALLYLAYSKFVAEPARAEAANELVVAQESFTTALEATNTSVKDSLYMVALNGKNGKYGLLDVADNYGGTPSGNLAHYYAGMSYLEIKDYQNAITHLQDFSSDDKMLAPLAKGAIGDAFMQLGQADEALDYYEKAAGMNANDFTTPRFLFKAGVAAIDLGKMDAAVKHLTRIKEEYATSEYASQVDLYLGRAQAAK; encoded by the coding sequence ATGGCAACATATAATAAAAGAGGATATAAATCGAAAACGAAGCCTGAAAAGGAAGAAGTTGAAGAGTTTATAGATGATAGCGAAAGCACAACGGCAGAGGTCTTTGAATCACTAGATGAAGGAGCGAATAAAGCAGAGGAGTGGTTTGAAAAAAACCAAAAACCTGTGATAGGAGTTATCATAGCTATCCTTGTGATTGCTTTATTGTACCTAGCATACAGTAAATTTGTTGCAGAACCTGCAAGAGCAGAAGCAGCAAATGAGCTTGTAGTTGCTCAAGAAAGCTTTACAACAGCACTAGAAGCAACAAATACTTCTGTTAAAGATTCACTATATATGGTGGCACTTAATGGAAAGAACGGTAAGTACGGTCTTTTAGACGTAGCAGATAACTATGGAGGAACTCCTTCTGGTAACCTTGCTCACTATTATGCTGGAATGTCTTACCTTGAGATTAAAGATTATCAAAACGCAATTACTCACTTGCAAGATTTTTCTAGTGATGATAAAATGCTAGCACCACTTGCAAAAGGAGCAATAGGTGACGCATTCATGCAACTAGGTCAAGCAGATGAGGCTCTTGATTATTATGAGAAAGCAGCAGGGATGAACGCAAATGACTTTACAACACCACGTTTCTTATTTAAAGCAGGTGTAGCAGCAATCGATCTAGGAAAGATGGATGCAGCAGTAAAGCATCTTACTCGTATTAAAGAAGAGTATGCAACATCTGAGTATGCAAGTCAAGTAGACTTATACTTAGGTCGCGCGCAAGCAGCAAAATAA
- the mutL gene encoding DNA mismatch repair endonuclease MutL: MADIIKLLPDHVANQIAAGEVVQRPASVVKELLENAIDAGASTIKLIVKDAGKTLIQIIDDGKGMSDTDARMSFERHATSKITTADDLFNLNTKGFRGEALASIAAVAHVELKTRPEGAEVGTRIEIEGSKINAQEVCATPKGTSLSVKNLFFNIPARRNFLKSNSVELRHVIDEFQRVSLAHPDIAFAMYHNEGELFQLPQGNLKQRIVAIFGGKTNEKLVPVQEETDILTIDGFVVKPEFSKKTRGEQFFFVNDRFIKSAYLNHAVTAAFDGLLPERARASYFLYLKVDPSTIDINIHPTKTEIKFDDEHALYAMLRSTIKHSLGQFSIAPVLDFNRDSELDTPYDYKNKGIVTPKIEVDRTFNPFENVAPPKRGAQRPEFEKPSAAGWENMYEGMESQATAVSTMTFEKEVSTPNMFESGLNGAKHSTPTSSSQNESSTYQLNNKYIVSTIKSGMVIIDQHRAHQRVLYEEFLRNITVKESVSQQLLFPLTLAYSTTELALIEELKAGLENTGFIFGTISGDILEINGIPTSITESQVPVVIDQLLSDLENEVPDSGFSQTDTLAKSMAKSLAVKGGVSLDSASREHLVNSLFACKEPSISPTNRKTFVTMTSEDLERKFK; this comes from the coding sequence ATGGCAGACATTATAAAACTCTTACCCGATCACGTAGCAAACCAGATCGCTGCGGGAGAAGTTGTGCAACGTCCAGCTTCTGTGGTAAAAGAATTACTTGAAAATGCTATAGATGCAGGAGCATCTACCATTAAACTTATAGTAAAAGATGCTGGTAAAACCCTGATCCAGATCATAGATGATGGAAAAGGAATGAGTGATACTGATGCTCGCATGAGTTTTGAACGTCACGCGACATCTAAGATTACTACAGCAGATGATTTATTTAATTTAAATACAAAAGGTTTTCGTGGGGAAGCACTTGCATCTATTGCCGCAGTTGCTCATGTAGAACTTAAGACGCGTCCAGAAGGAGCAGAGGTTGGAACGCGCATAGAGATAGAAGGTAGTAAGATTAATGCACAAGAGGTTTGTGCTACGCCTAAGGGAACTTCGCTTTCTGTAAAAAACCTGTTTTTTAATATTCCAGCGAGGCGTAATTTCTTAAAATCTAATAGTGTTGAGCTACGTCATGTAATTGACGAGTTTCAACGTGTTTCACTTGCGCATCCAGATATTGCTTTTGCAATGTATCATAATGAGGGTGAGTTGTTTCAATTACCTCAAGGGAATCTTAAACAACGTATTGTGGCTATTTTCGGTGGTAAGACTAATGAGAAGTTAGTTCCCGTTCAAGAAGAGACAGACATCCTTACTATTGACGGATTTGTAGTAAAACCTGAGTTTTCTAAGAAGACACGAGGGGAGCAGTTCTTTTTTGTAAATGATCGTTTTATAAAAAGCGCATATCTCAATCATGCTGTAACGGCAGCTTTTGATGGTCTCTTGCCAGAAAGAGCTAGAGCGAGCTACTTCTTATACCTTAAGGTAGATCCAAGTACGATTGATATTAATATACACCCTACCAAGACAGAGATAAAGTTTGATGATGAGCATGCATTATACGCAATGCTACGCAGTACCATCAAGCATAGTTTAGGGCAATTTAGTATTGCGCCAGTACTCGATTTTAATCGCGATAGCGAACTCGATACTCCTTATGATTATAAAAATAAGGGTATTGTGACGCCTAAGATAGAAGTAGACCGCACATTTAATCCCTTTGAAAACGTAGCGCCTCCAAAACGTGGAGCGCAACGTCCAGAATTTGAGAAGCCTAGTGCTGCTGGGTGGGAGAATATGTATGAAGGGATGGAATCTCAAGCAACTGCCGTAAGTACCATGACTTTTGAGAAAGAGGTGAGTACTCCAAATATGTTTGAGAGCGGACTTAATGGTGCTAAGCATAGTACCCCGACTTCGTCTTCTCAAAATGAATCATCTACCTATCAACTTAATAATAAGTATATAGTTAGTACCATCAAAAGTGGGATGGTGATTATAGATCAGCATAGAGCGCACCAGCGTGTCCTTTATGAAGAGTTCTTGCGTAACATCACGGTAAAGGAATCTGTAAGTCAGCAATTGTTATTTCCATTAACCTTGGCTTATAGTACTACAGAGCTAGCCCTTATTGAAGAACTCAAAGCTGGTCTAGAAAACACAGGTTTTATCTTTGGGACTATAAGCGGAGATATTCTTGAGATAAACGGAATTCCTACTTCTATCACAGAGAGCCAAGTGCCAGTGGTGATAGATCAATTACTAAGTGATCTTGAAAACGAGGTGCCAGATAGTGGCTTTAGTCAAACGGATACACTAGCTAAGAGTATGGCAAAAAGTCTAGCTGTAAAAGGTGGCGTATCATTAGATAGTGCATCTAGAGAGCATCTAGTAAATAGCCTTTTTGCTTGTAAAGAACCGAGTATTTCACCTACTAATCGCAAGACGTTTGTGACAATGACAAGTGAAGACTTAGAAAGAAAATTTAAGTAG
- a CDS encoding DUF721 domain-containing protein — translation MAKRNTDPISISQALGEFVEKNKLNKGMDKVDVTGAWFALNPAFETYTTSIRFERETLFVNLSSSVFREELSYGKEKILKMINEELGREVVKKIVLR, via the coding sequence ATGGCAAAAAGAAACACAGACCCTATTTCCATAAGTCAGGCCTTAGGAGAATTTGTTGAAAAGAATAAACTCAACAAAGGAATGGATAAAGTGGATGTTACAGGCGCATGGTTTGCACTCAATCCAGCTTTTGAAACCTACACTACTTCCATACGTTTTGAGAGGGAAACACTATTTGTAAACCTAAGCTCTTCCGTCTTTAGAGAAGAACTCTCTTATGGAAAGGAAAAAATTCTCAAAATGATCAATGAAGAATTAGGTAGAGAGGTTGTGAAGAAGATTGTGTTGCGGTAA
- a CDS encoding YpdA family putative bacillithiol disulfide reductase, protein MLDKSIYDLVIIGAGPIGLACGIAAQKKGLNYIIVEKGVLVNSLYNFPENMTFFSTSELLEIGEVPFVSDRDKPTRKESLEYYRRVLETYKLNVSLYTAVEKMTPRDGGYEIVTGKGDVFTKAVVVSTGFYDMPRELNVPGADLPKVKYFYDSPHPYVDQHVVVIGAANSACDVALETYYKGAKVTMVVRGSEINNRTKYWIKPNIENRIKEGSINAHFNSEVVDITEREVTIKTPEGLVTIENDFVLAMIGYKPNYKLFENLNLPIGSDDFKTPIYNEETLETPLKNVFVAGVAAGGLKTSRFFIENTRVHAEMIMDHLVTEL, encoded by the coding sequence ATGTTAGATAAATCAATATACGATCTCGTCATCATAGGAGCTGGTCCTATAGGTCTTGCCTGTGGAATCGCGGCACAAAAAAAAGGACTTAATTATATCATAGTTGAAAAAGGAGTGCTGGTAAATTCTTTGTATAATTTTCCTGAAAACATGACTTTTTTTAGCACCTCAGAGCTTCTGGAAATAGGAGAGGTACCTTTTGTATCAGATCGTGATAAGCCGACCAGGAAAGAGTCTCTAGAGTATTACCGTAGAGTCTTGGAAACGTATAAGCTTAATGTGAGCTTATATACAGCTGTAGAAAAAATGACTCCAAGAGACGGTGGTTATGAAATCGTAACGGGCAAGGGTGATGTTTTTACCAAGGCAGTCGTTGTTTCAACTGGTTTTTATGACATGCCTAGGGAGCTCAATGTGCCAGGTGCAGACTTACCAAAAGTTAAATATTTTTATGATAGTCCGCACCCATATGTAGATCAGCATGTGGTTGTAATAGGTGCAGCAAACTCCGCTTGCGACGTAGCACTAGAAACCTATTATAAAGGAGCCAAGGTGACTATGGTAGTACGTGGATCAGAAATAAATAACCGAACAAAATATTGGATCAAACCTAATATAGAGAACCGAATTAAGGAAGGTTCCATAAACGCACACTTTAACTCAGAGGTCGTTGATATCACTGAGAGAGAAGTAACGATTAAGACTCCAGAAGGCTTAGTAACTATAGAGAATGATTTTGTGCTTGCAATGATAGGTTATAAGCCTAACTACAAGCTTTTTGAAAATTTAAATTTACCTATAGGGAGTGATGATTTTAAGACTCCTATTTATAACGAAGAAACCTTAGAGACCCCTCTTAAAAACGTCTTTGTTGCCGGTGTAGCTGCGGGAGGCCTCAAGACTAGTAGATTTTTTATTGAAAATACCCGAGTACACGCAGAGATGATTATGGATCATTTAGTGACTGAGCTTTAG
- the ribH gene encoding 6,7-dimethyl-8-ribityllumazine synthase, which produces MATAGNNLSAYDKATIPNSKDFKFGIVVSEWNDEITEGLFKGVFDALKDCGAINDNIVRWNVPGAFELIYGAKKMIQAYDMLDAIIVIGTVIQGETKHFDFVCEGVTQGIKDLNLQQDIPVIFCVLTDNNIEQSRARSGGIHGNKGTEAAIAAIKMAQLRKDAKF; this is translated from the coding sequence ATGGCAACAGCAGGTAACAACCTCTCGGCCTATGATAAAGCAACCATCCCAAACTCGAAAGACTTCAAGTTTGGGATTGTTGTTTCTGAGTGGAACGATGAGATCACAGAAGGACTCTTTAAAGGCGTATTTGACGCTTTAAAGGATTGTGGGGCAATTAACGACAATATTGTGCGCTGGAATGTTCCAGGAGCCTTTGAGCTCATCTATGGAGCTAAAAAGATGATACAGGCATATGACATGCTAGATGCTATTATCGTCATCGGTACCGTGATTCAAGGTGAGACTAAGCATTTTGATTTTGTATGTGAAGGAGTGACTCAAGGAATTAAGGACCTGAACTTGCAACAAGATATTCCTGTGATTTTCTGTGTACTTACAGATAATAACATAGAGCAGTCTAGAGCTCGTAGTGGCGGTATACACGGTAATAAAGGAACAGAAGCAGCGATTGCAGCTATAAAAATGGCGCAATTGAGAAAAGATGCAAAGTTCTAA